A stretch of DNA from Blastocatellia bacterium:
GTCTGTGCGGCCTTGATTTTGGGTTTTCTCTTTGGTCATGTTCTTGATGCTCCTTGCGCGCCTTCAAATGGTGCGCGGGTAGACCAGGGCAGGGGTTGAGCTTGCGTGGCCATCCCTGCCCTGCGCCATTTGTGGTGAGCCTCGTGGCTCGCTACTTGACTGTGAGCACTTCGAACACGACAGGCGGCGCGCGCGGGCTTGCCCTCGGAGATGCGCGCGATTTGATGATGACGGGTCGCATTCTCAGCCGCGGGCCTGCCGCCGGCGTCGAGTGATGAATGATGAATGATGAATGATGAATGATCGGCTCGGCCCCTTCGCCTCTTGCCTCTTGCCTCTTAATGACGACTGAGACATGGGCCGTCTCTGTCTGTCTCAATTCGGCGGCGGTCTCCTGCCACTCTGGATAAGCGTTTGCAATCGGCGAAGCGACGGCGACCGCAGACGCGGCCCGCGCCTCATCGATGCGGCCAAGCTCGCTCAACTCAACCGCCAGCGCGTTGCAGTACAACGGCCAAAGATACGGCTGCAACCGCGCGACGGCGCGCACCATCGGGCCGATAGACTGGAAGCGGTGCAGGCTGCCGGCGTGGTCGCCTTCGATTGCCTGGATGGTCGCAAGCTGCATAGCCGCGCCCGCGAAGGTGAACGGGTCAACCTGCCGGCTTGCCTTCATCGCCTCGACGTGCAGGCGCGCGGCCTGCGACAAGTCAAACTCCCCGCAGAGCGCCGCGATGATCATTTCTTGCTGTACGTCCTCGCATATGTCGGGCGGCAAGCCGGGCGGCAACGCCCGGCGGATCAGCTCAAGTAGCGCCGCGCCCATCATTGCCGCTTGTGTGGCCCTGGCGTGCTTCGTCTTCCAGTGCGTCGTCTTCGGCTTTGGCTGTATCGGGCCTGAGCATCCCCGCCCGCATCGGATACATTTATACCTCTGCTTTCCTTTGTCGATTCCCTTTTTGTGTGTGCGCCCCTGACAGTATGGGCAGCGTCCGGGAACGGTTGCGGCTAGGCGGGGCGGGGCGCTGCGAGTGCAGCTGCGCGGACAACGGCTGCATTGGAATCCCCTCCCGTGACGGTGCATTCGGCGGCGACAGCGCAGACAGTATGGATTGGGTAGTAGTGCCGGACGCCGCTGCCTGCTCCCTTGGTCTTGATACGAGCGCTTACATTCGCGGCATCAAAAAACAAAAGTAACGTTAATGCTGGTATGGTAGTGGTCGAAAAACTAGCAGAAGGGCTAGAATCCGACTTGATGGTTTCCGCCATTGCGCAGTACGATACAACGCTATGGCAAAGAAAGGTGGTCAGATGCTCACTGTTAAGCAAGTGTCGGAATTGACGGGCGCGGCACCGTCAAGCATTCGTGTTTGGCTCAGTGACGATGCAGAAAGGAAACGGCGTTTCCCTAATGCGGTCAAAGAAACACCACCAGCCGGGCCGGGTTATTGGCTTATTCCTGAGAGTGATGTTGCGGGATATGTGAATCCCGGTCAGGGTAGGCCAGCATTAAAACCCATTGCTAAGAAAGGCAGGGCGAAATGACCAACGAACAGATGGAGCGCGCCATAGAGTTCCTGCTCGATCACCACGCCAAGATGAGTGCCGACATCGAGCGCCACTCGGAGCAGATCAGCCAGCTAACGCAGGTGGTCGGCTCACTCACCGGCGACGTGCAGGCGTTGACCGGCAACATCGAGGCGATGCGCGAAGAGATGCGGGAAGGCTTTAACCGGCTGATCTCGGCCAATGAGCAGACTACCAGGCTGATGGAGCAACTCACCATGCTCGAAGTGAAGAACAGCCAGCGCATCACCGGCCTGGAGCGGCGCGTCGACGATATCGAGCCAAGACCATAGCGATGGCGCTGATTGGCAAGAACCCATTACCCCTGCCGGCCTACAGCGGCGCGCTGGTGATGTGAACAACCGTTATGATGAACACACCTGAACACATCGCATACCACGAGTCTGGGCACGCGGTAATGGCTTTTTTGTTCAAACGTAAGCTTCAGATGGTGACTATCTCGGCGGGCACGCATGGGGCAGATGCACGGGTGCTGGGGTTTGTTAGTCATACCGACAGCTCAAGGCCAAGAATGCAGATCGCTTACAGGGAAAATGAGCGAGGAGATTTTGAACCCTGCCACATATCTGACGAGCCGCGAAAAAGCGAGAAGCGGAAGATCGCCGAAGCCAAGCGGGGAATCCTTATTGCGGTCGCCGGTGCGCTGGCTGAGATGCACTTGTGACGCGGGAGTGACTAAACACGCATCGTTAGCGCATCAGTGATGTGGGCCGGGTATTTCGGGAAAGCCTGCTTGCGTAGCTGGCGTTTGTTGTAGAAATGCACGAACAGGTCAACGGCTCGTCGCAACGCCTCAATGCAGCGCGACAAGCACCTCGACTTTCGCGCCAGCCTCGCCAAGTAATGCCGCAGGTCAGCATTAGTCCCTTCTCCCGAATAGGTCTCACTCTTGTCCCACATCGCCGTGTGCTTGCCCCAGTAGCTCAACTCTCGATAGGTGTTGAACGCATCCGAATAGTAGCGCAGAGCGTGCGGGGCTTGATCAATGAGTGACGGCAACAGCTTCGGCGTGCGCTCGAAACAGACCTCATAGGCCACGATGCAGCGCCTCACCCGATCTACGACCGTGCAGATGTAGGCTTGTTTTTTTTACTGCCAACGAAAGTCAACAGCTCATCGACTTCGGCCGTCTCGACCGTAGCAGGATGCGAGTGTTTAGGGCCGCTAGCGTCTAGCTGCTGATGATAAGCCTTGATCCAGTTAGCAACCGACTGATGATTGACCGAAAGGATTCGGCCAATGCGCCGCTGGTTGGTGCCTTCAAGATAGAGGCGCACGGCCTGTCGGCGTAGGGCGTTGGGGTAGCCATTGAGTTTGGGTTCTGGTGTGGAGTGACGGTTGCACTCCCGACATTGAAAACGCTGGCTGCCGGCGCGGTTCAGTCCAGCCTTGATCTGTCGAGTTGTCGCTTGGCAATAAGGACATTGATTCATCTATTCACTTATAGCTTACCGATGCCAGTTTAGTCACTCCCAAGAATAAAAACCAGTTGACATTTAAATATAGTTATGATAACAACGGGAAATAAGGATTTTAGCTGTATCCTTCTCAGTAATCTTTTAGGAACGGAAGGAGAACATCTTGACACCCAACACCACGCTGAAAGATAGATTGCTGAATGTGGCCTTTTTTTTCTTAATGGTAATCGGCGTGCTTCTATTTAACAGCTCGCCCGTTATCGAGAGTACAGCCAACTGCAATCCGCCTGT
This window harbors:
- a CDS encoding helix-turn-helix domain-containing protein → MNQCPYCQATTRQIKAGLNRAGSQRFQCRECNRHSTPEPKLNGYPNALRRQAVRLYLEGTNQRRIGRILSVNHQSVANWIKAYHQQLDASGPKHSHPATVETAEVDELLTFVGSKKNKPTSARS
- a CDS encoding IS1 transposase, which encodes MAYEVCFERTPKLLPSLIDQAPHALRYYSDAFNTYRELSYWGKHTAMWDKSETYSGEGTNADLRHYLARLARKSRCLSRCIEALRRAVDLFVHFYNKRQLRKQAFPKYPAHITDALTMRV